In Malus sylvestris chromosome 15, drMalSylv7.2, whole genome shotgun sequence, a single genomic region encodes these proteins:
- the LOC126603191 gene encoding photosystem I chlorophyll a/b-binding protein 5, chloroplastic-like — MAAAVGRGFLVQPCPLSFVSNKNTSRPSVAIGHGKPAKGRGFARHVTQAQVRPTWLPGLDPPAYLDGSLAGDFGFDPLGLGEDPENLRWYVQAELVHARFAMLGVAGILLTDLLRVTGLLSVPVWYNAGAVKFGFANTETLLIVQFILMGFVETKRYMDFKTPGSQAKDGSFFGLESALEGLEPGYPGGPLLNPLGLAKDIKNAHEWKLKEIKNGRLAMVAMLGFFVQASVTHVGPIDNLLEHLSNPWHRTIVQTLANSS; from the exons ATGGCTGCTGCAGTGGGGAGAGGTTTCCTTGTGCAGCCATGTCCTTTATCCTTTGTTTCTAATAAGAACACATCAAGGCCCTCAGTTGCTATCGGGCATGGCAAACCAGCAAAGGGTCGAGGTTTTGCCCGCCATGTGACTCAAGCCCAAGTGCGCCCTACATGGCTCCCAGGGCTTGACCCACCAGCCTACCTCGACGGAAG CTTGGCTGGGGATTTTGGGTTTGACCCGCTTGGACTCGGGGAGGACCCGGAAAACTTGAGGTGGTATGTGCAGGCAGAGCTGGTTCATGCTCGCTTTGCAATGCTTGGAGTTGCAGGAATTCTACTTACAGAT TTACTGAGGGTAACAGGGCTTCTTAGTGTACCAGTTTGGTACAATGCAGGTGCAGTAAAATTTGGCTTTGCTAATACAGAAACTCTGCTCATTGTCCAATTTATCTTGATGGG ATTCGTTGAAACTAAAAGATACATGGATTTCAAAACTCCTGGATCTCAAGCCAAAGATGGGTCATTCTTTGGATTGGAATCTGCACTTGAAGGTTTAGAACCTGG ATATCCCGGAGGTCCGTTGCTGAATCCTCTAGGTCTGGCAAAAGATATCAAGAATGCTCATGAGTGGAAGCTTAAAGAGATTAAGAACG GACGGCTTGCAATGGTGGCGATGCTGGGCTTCTTTGTGCAGGCATCTGTGACTCATGTGGGACCCATCGATAATCTTCTGGAGCACCTCTCCAACCCATGGCACAGAACCATAGTTCAGACCCTTGCAAACTCTTCTTAA
- the LOC126603291 gene encoding protein HEAT INTOLERANT 4-like: MARGAKRKASQREENKENSTKADNHKEQSSKAATRSKRVKASHPQSEPEYFEEPRQLEDLWKAAFPVGTEWDHLDKVYQFKWDFSNLEKAFEEGGKLHDLGNNKVYLFGGTEPQQVPYKGDLKIIYIPIVVAVVSPCPPSDKIGIKSVQRETEEIVPMKQMKMDWIPYIPYDKRDSQVVEYSRNSLQIFVLGCTQRRASLKHMKIDRLKKFDYCLPYLMPIKEEELELSTEVDILFPQEPNPPVYCVFDWQFDEVEEFTDERIKEEELSADQKDAFMEFVKEKVRQQKKENREKKEARKLEFEKMSTETKAAFENLRYYKFYPVQTPDTPDISGVKAAYINRYYNKAHEVL; the protein is encoded by the coding sequence ATGGCAAGAGGAGCTAAGAGGAAGGCCAGCCAGAGAgaagaaaacaaggaaaattcGACCAAGGCAGACAACCACAAAGAACAATCGAGCAAGGCCGCCACTCGGTCAAAGCGGGTCAAGGCATCGCACCCCCAATCCGAGCCTGAGTACTTTGAGGAGCCTCGCCAATTGGAAGATCTCTGGAAGGCTGCCTTTCCTGTTGGGACAGAGTGGGATCACTTGGACAAGGTGTACCAATTCAAGTGGGATTTCTCAAACCTTGAAAAAGCATTTGAAGAGGGGGGCAAGCTGCACGATCTTGGGAACAACAAAGTGTATCTCTTCGGTGGTACAGAGCCTCAACAAGTCCCCTATAAGGGTGATTTGAAAATTATTTACATACCTATTGTGGTGGCTGTTGTATCGCCTTGCCCACCTTCTGACAAAATTGGGATTAAGTCGGTTCAGAGAGAGACTGAAGAAATTGTTCCAATGAAACAGATGAAAATGGATTGGATTCCATATATTCCTTATGACAAGAGAGACAGCCAAGTTGTTGAATATAGTCGAAATTCTCTTCAAATATTTGTGCTGGGATGCACTCAGAGACGGGCTTCCTTGAAACACATGAAGATTGATCGTCTAAAGAAATTTGATTACTGCTTGCCGTATCTAATGCCGATCAAGGAAGAGGAGCTTGAGCTGAGCACCGAAGTCGACATACTTTTTCCACAGGAACCAAATCCACCGGTTTACTGTGTGTTTGATTGGCAGTTTGATGAAGTTGAGGAGTTCACTGATGAGCGGATAAAAGAGGAGGAATTATCTGCGGATCAAAAGGATGCCTTCATGGAGTTTGTCAAGGAGAAAGTGCgtcaacaaaagaaagaaaaccgaGAGAAAAAAGAGGCCCGCAAACTAGAATTTGAAAAAATGAGTACGGAAACTAAAGcagcatttgaaaatttgaggTATTACAAGTTCTACCCGGTGCAAACACCCGATACTCCTGACATATCAGGTGTCAAGGCTGCATACATCAACAGGTACTACAACAAGGCTCATGAGGTTCTGTGA
- the LOC126603189 gene encoding protein CYPRO4-like, with amino-acid sequence MGGAHSREHLELSDSDEEESEEQESYEDVEETEADQRQRSAERGTKTPSSAALDDVDAKLKALSLKYGSSSRNPNLKNPVKLYLHIGGNTPKAKWVTSEKLTSFNFIKTSRMDVDNDEEEEEEEEFDEEGLWVLRVGAKVRAKVSAEMQLLTFADQRRVDFFARGVWAVKFFSDEEYRAFVIKYNDCLFENTYGYEATEENRVKVYGKDFVGWAKPEMADDSVWEDAEDNFLKSPGSATPVRGNQNLREEFEEAHDGGIQSLALGALDNSFLVGNSGIQVVKNFAHGIHGKGVYVNFDDGSYGGGSNLARSTPRKALLMKAETNMLLMSPMNEGKPHTTGLHQLDIETGKVVTEWKFEKDGADITMRDITNDSKGAQLDPSGSTFLGLDDNRLCRWDMRDRKGMVQDLAASSGPVLNWNQGHQFSRGTNFQCFASTGDGSIAVGSLDGKIRLYSINSMRQAKTAFPGLGSPITHVDVTFDGKWILGTTDTYLILICTIFTDKDGKTKTGFSGRMGNRISAPRLLKLTPLDSHLAGTNNKFRNAQFSWVTENGKQERHLVATVGKFSVVWNFQQVKDGSHECYRNQQGLKSCYCYKIVPKDDSIVDSRFMHDKFAVTDSPEAPLVIATPLKVSSFSISSTNRQLSLQ; translated from the exons ATGGGCGGAGCTCACAGCCGCGAACACCTCGAGCTTTCCGACTCCGACGAGGAAGAGAGCGAGGAGCAGGAGAGCTACGAGGACGTGGAGGAAACTGAAGCCGACCAGCGCCAGAGATCCGCCGAGCGGGGAACCAAAACGCCGTCGTCGGCTGCATTAGACGACGTGGACGCCAAGCTCAAGGCTTTGAGTCTCAAGTACGGGTCTTCTTCCAGGAACCCGAATCTGAAGAATCCGGTGAAGCTGTACCTCCACATTGGAGGGAACACCCCAAAAGCGAAATGGGTAACTTCCGAAAAACTCACTTCTTTCAATTTTATTAAGACATCTCGAATGGATGTTGATAAtgatgaggaggaagaagaagaagaggaattTGATGAGGAGGGTTTGTGGGTTTTGAGGGTGGGCGCCAAAGTTAGGGCTAAGGTATCAGCCGAGATGCAATTGCTCACTTTCGCCGATCAGCGGCGTGTCGATTTCTTTGCCAGAGGTGTGTGGGCAGTGAAGTTTTTCAGTGATGAGGAGTATAGGGCTTTTGTGATTAAGTATAATGACTGTTTGTTTGAGAACACTTATGGGTATGAGGCCACTGAGGAGAACAGGGTGAAGGTTTATGGGAAAGATTTTGTCGGGTGGGCAAAGCCCGAAATGGCGGATGATTCGGTCTGGGAAGATGCGGAGGATAATTTTTTGAAGAGCCCTGGCTCAGCAACACCGGTGAGgggaaatcaaaatttgagagagGAGTTTGAGGAGGCACACGATGGCGGTATACAGAGCTTGGCATTAGGTGCATTGGACAATAGTTTTTTGGTGGGGAACTCTGGCATTCAGGTTGTTAAGAATTTTGCTCATGGAATACATGGTAAAGGTGTTTATGTGAATTTTGATGATGGGAGCTATGGAGGCGGTTCAAATTTGGCACGGTCTACACCTAGGAAGGCTCTGCTGATGAAGGCCGAGACTAACATGCTCCTTATGAGTCCAATGAATGAGGGGAAGCCTCACACAACAGGGCTCCATCAGCTTGATATCGAAACTGGGAAGGTTGTTACTGAGTGGAAGTTTGAGAAAGATGGGGCTGACATTACAATGAGGGATATCACAAATGATAGTAAGGGAGCACAGTTGGACCCCTCAGGATCGACATTCTTGGGTTTGGATGACAACAGGCTTTGCCGGTGGGATATGCGTGATAGGAAGGGAATGGTTCAGGACCTAGCAGCTTCTAGTGGTCCTGTTCTCAATTGGAACCAAGGGCATCAGTTCTCAAGAGGGACTAACTTTCAGTGCTTTGCTAGCACTGGTGATGGCTCAATTGCTGTTGGGTCTCTTGATGGGAAGATCAGGTTGTACTCTATCAATTCGATGAGGCAGGCAAAAACTGCTTTTCCAGGCCTTGGTTCGCCTATTACTCATGTGGATGTTACTTTTGATGGGAAGTGGATTTTGGGCACAACGGACACCTATTTGATCCTCATCTGCACAATCTTTACTGATAAGGATGGCAAGACAAAGACTGGTTTTAGTGGGCGTATGGGAAATAGAATTTCAGCTCCAAGGCTGCTGAAGTTGACTCCCCTGGATTCACATTTGGCGGGCACGAATAACAAGTTTCGTAATGCTCAGTTTTCGTGG GTCACGGAGAACGGGAAGCAGGAGCGACATCTGGTTGCAACTGTGGGCAAATTTAGTGTGGTTTGGAACTTTCAACAGGTGAAAGATGGCTCACACGAGTGCTACCGCAATCAGCAGGGCTTGAAGAGCTGCTACTGCTACAAGATAGTCCCCAAGGATGACTCCATTGTTGACAGTCGCTTCATGCATGACAAGTTTGCAGTTACTGACTCACCTGAGGCCCCCCTTGTGATTGCAACCCCTCTGAAAGTCAGCTCCTTCAGCATATCCAGTACCAATAGACAATTGTCTCTGCAGTGA
- the LOC126603290 gene encoding protein WEAK CHLOROPLAST MOVEMENT UNDER BLUE LIGHT 1-like has translation MEVVKTAEVTPPPESSSSSNRNQQSAGDAPANSEKHDRVESNSPLPTMDNPRLETTLSSSDGRPSLEQNQPLPTDNPASSSTAMENGKLPAAEHASNSTSPEQSQLLPTDTPPSIATVTEKDTEDSSVEGLGPKSVDNVSNSASQEQNQLHPTDTPASASVSTVNKTETDVQGTTAVDSGPKNADKVVQPTTRSLPNIKVSRIAVKQAEAIYSPKSAKLAYVNNVVSSPNAKFASFSARKSVVTDSPKSAKNRGLIDTTAPFESVKEAVSKFGGIVDWKAHRIQTVERRKIVEQELEKAQEEIPEYRKQSEGAENAKVQVLKELDSTKRLVEELKLNLERAQTEEQQAKQDSELAKLRVEEMEQGIADEASVAAKAQLEVAKARHTAAVTELKSVKEELEALYKEYASLVTEKDTAIKKAEEAISASKEVEKTVEELTIELIATKESLEAAHAAHLEAEEQRIGAVMAKEQDSLHWEKELKQAEEELQKLNHQIMSAEDLKSKLNTASALLLDLKSELAAYMESRLKVENGGVLKDGLQEPEKKTHTDIQAAVASAKKELEEVKLNIEKAVAEVNILKVAATSLKSELESEKSALATIRQREGMASVAVASLEADLEKTRSEIALVQMKEKEAREKMIELPKELQQAAQEADQAKVLSEMAGEELRKAREGAEQAKAGASTVESRLLAAQKEIEAARASEKLALAAIKALQESEQARSTNDTDSPAGVTLSVAEYYELSKRAHDAEEQANARVVAASSQIEVAKESELKSLEKLEEVNREMAARKEALKIAMEKAEKAKAGKLGVEQELRKWRAEHEQRRKLGEPAQAATTATKSPRASFEARKESKDFDRAPDSAASEQYSSSPKYGLGSPMEAGPSPPEVKQGKKKKKSFFPRIFMFLARRRAHQNKLNNS, from the exons ATGGAGGTTGTGAAAACTGCAGAAGTAACGCCTCCTCCAGAATCTTCTTCGTCCTCCAACCGTAATCAACAATCTGCCGGGGATGCTCCTGCAAATTCAGAAAAGCATGACAGAGTTGAAAGTAACAGTCCTTTGCCAACGATGGACAACCCTAGATTAGAAACTACACTAAGTTCTTCTGATGGGAGACCCTCTCTGGAACAAAATCAACCACTTCCAACAGATAATCCGGCTTCTAGCTCAACAGCGATGGAAAATGGTAAATTGCCAGCTGCAGAACATGCTTCAAATAGCACATCTCCAGAACAAAGTCAACTTCTTCCAACAGATACCCCACCCTCAATCGCTACAGTCACAGAGAAAGATACTGAGGATAGTTCGGTGGAAGGTCTGGGTCCCAAAAGTGTCGATAATGTTTCAAATAGTGCATCTCAGGAACAAAATCAACTTCATCCAACAGATACTCCAGCGTCAGCCTCAGTAAGTACGGTCAATAAAACAGAGACAGATGTTCAGGGTACCACGGCAGTAGATTCTGGTCCTAAAAATGCTGACAAGGTAGTGCAACCCACAACACGTTCTCTACCCAATATAAAAGTTTCCCGAATTGCTGTTAAACAAGCTGAAGCCATTTATTCTCCTAAGAGTGCTAAGCTGGCATATGTGAACAATGTAGTCTCATCACCCAATGCAAAGTTTGCTAGCTTCTCTGCAAGAAAATCAGTCGTCACTGATTCCCCTAAGAGTGCTAAGAACAGAGGCCTTATTGATACAACTGCACCTTTTGAATCAGTTAAAGAAGCTGTTTCCAAATTTGGAGGAATTGTTGATTGGAAAGCCCATAGAATCCAAACTGTGGAG AGACGCAAGATTGTGGAGCAAGAACTTGAGAAAGCACAGGAGGAGATTCCTGAGTATAGGAAACAATCAGAGGGTGCCGAAAATGCAAAGGTTCAAGTATTGAAGGAGCTGGATAGCACTAAGAGACTCGTAGAAGAATTGAAGCTCAACCTGGAGAGAGCACAAACAGAAGAACAACAGGCAAAACAAGACTCCGAACTTGCCAAACTAAGGGTGGAAGAGATGGAGCAAGGTATAGCTGACGAGGCTAGTGTTGCAGCCAAGGCACAGCTTGAGGTTGCTAAGGCGAGGCATACAGCTGCGGTGACAGAGCTGAAATCCGTTAAAGAGGAGCTGGAAGCGCTGTACAAGGAATATGCTTCTTTAGTCACTGAGAAAGATACAGCCATTAAAAAAGCTGAAGAGGCCATTTCTGCATCCAAGGAAGTGGAGAAAACAGTGGAAGAACTGACGATTGAGCTAATTGCCACAAAGGAGTCATTAGAGGCTGCGCATGCCGCTCATTTGGAAGCTGAGGAACAAAGGATTGGAGCAGTCATGGCCAAGGAACAAGATTCGCTTCATTGGGAGAAGGAGTTAAAGCAGGCAGAAGAGGAGCTTCAGAAACTTAACCACCAAATTATGTCGGCTGAGGATCTCAAGTCAAAACTCAACACAGCCTCAGCCTTACTACTTGATTTGAAATCTGAATTAGCTGCATATATGGAATCAAGATTAAAGGTGGAAAATGGAGGAGTCTTGAAAGATGGGCTACAGGAACCAGAGAAGAAAACTCATACCGATATACAAGCAGCAGTTGCTTCTGCAAAGAAGGAGCTGGAGGAAGTGAAGCTCAACATAGAGAAAGCAGTTGCTGAAGTAAATATCTTGAAGGTGGCTGCCACATCATTAAAATCGGAACTTGAAAGTGAGAAGTCAGCTCTTGCCACCATTAGGCAGAGAGAAGGAATGGCATCAGTGGCTGTTGCGTCTCTTGAAGCTGACCTGGAGAAGACTAGGTCGGAAATAGCTCTAGTTCagatgaaggagaaagaagcCAGAGAGAAGATGATTGAGCTGCCCAAAGAATTACAGCAAGCAGCACAAGAGGCTGACCAGGCAAAGGTACTTTCTGAAATGGCTGGTGAAGAGCTGCGCAAGGCAAGGGAAGGAGCAGAGCAAGCAAAGGCTGGAGCAAGTACTGTGGAAAGTAGATTACTCGCGGCGCAAAAGGAAATAGAGGCTGCTAGGGCCTCCGAGAAGTTGGCGTTAGCAGCAATTAAAGCTTTGCAAGAGAGTGAACAAGCCAGAAGCACCAATGATACTGATTCACCCGCTGGGGTAACTCTTTCTGTAGCAGAGTATTATGAGCTCAGCAAACGGGCCCATGATGCAGAAGAACAGGCGAACGCGAGAGTTGTAGCTGCAAGTTCCCAAATCGAGGTGGCCAAGGAGTCTGAGCTCAAAAGCTTGGAAAAGTTGGAAGAAGTTAATCGGGAAATGGCTGCGAGAAAAGAAGCACTCAAGATTGCAATGGAGAAGGCTGAGAAGGCCAAGGCAGGCAAGTTGGGGGTTGAGCAGGAGTTGAGAAAGTGGAGGGCCGAACATGAGCAACGGCGAAAGCTTGGTGAACCTGCTCAGGCAGCAACAACTGCCACTAAAAGCCCGAGGGCCAGTTTTGAGGCAAGGAAAGAATCCAAGGACTTTGACCGCGCACCTGATTCTGCCGCATCTGAGCAATATTCATCAAGCCCCAAGTATGGACTTGGAAGCCCCATGGAAGCTGGTCCATCACCCCCAGAAGTAAAGcagggaaagaagaaaaagaagtcgTTCTTCCCACGGATATTTATGTTCTTGGCCAGAAGAAGGGCGCATCAAAACAAGTTAAATAACTCTTGA
- the LOC126603188 gene encoding pentatricopeptide repeat-containing protein At2g04860, whose product MNLACSIGLSAKPNLPYFHSLLKSHSESKNPKQALLLFRQLFEYNLKPNDLTFSLLIKSCTSSSSSGFNSASSKLEANQIHTHLLKSGVDRYVYVSTALLDLYMKLGCVKDAQKVFDDMPDRDVVSWNALICGFSRNGYDFEALRCFVRMCREGLCPCPTTLVSLVPSCGRQELVFIGKCVHGFGIKAGLDLDSNVKNVLTSMYAKSADLEAAELLFEEIVDKSVVSWNTMIGAYGQNGFFHEAMLVFKRMQEENVPANLVTMVSLLSANANPESTHCHALKTGHANDASVITSLICEYATRGNTESGKLLYKSLPQKNLVSLTAIISSYAEKDNIAQVLECFAHLQRLDMKLDAVSMVCILHGIKVPVEIGLGLAFHGYGIKIGLTADSLVANGLISMYSRFDKIEAAFSLFLEMQAKSLLTWNSLISGCVQVGRSSDALDLFIQMKMSGYSPDSITISSLLSGCGQIGYLRFGEKLHNYVLRNNLEVEDFVGTALIDMYTKCGRIELAERVFKSIQEPCLASWNSILLGYSHYGSEHRALACFLKMQEQGIKPDNITFLGVLAACTHGGFVEEGRKYFQIMREEFNIAPRMQHCACMVGLFGRVGFFQEALVFIRDMEMEPDFAVWGALLNACCIHQEVKLGEYIAKKLFLLDSKSGGFFVLMSNLYAVKGMWDDVARVREMMRGTGGDGCSGVSVIETNENLCLNKPSLNTNFGQILYI is encoded by the coding sequence ATGAACTTGGCCTGTTCTATCGGCCTCTCTGCGAAGCCCAACCTTCCCTATTTCCACTCTCTCCTAAAATCTCACAGCGAAAGCAAAAATCCTAAACAGGCACTGCTTCTTTTTCGCCAGTTGTTTGAGTACAATTTGAAGCCCAATGATCTCACTTTCTCTCTGCTCATTAAATCCTGcacttcttcctcctcctcaggTTTTAATTCAGCGAGCTCAAAACTAGAAGCAAATCAGATTCATACCCACTTGCTGAAATCTGGTGTCGATCGATATGTATATGTGAGCACTGCTCTTCTTGATTTGTATATGAAATTGGGTTGTGTAAAGGATGCCCAGAAGGTGTTTGATGATATGCCTGACAGAGATGTTGTCTCATGGAATGCGTTGATTTGTGGGTTTTCACGAAATGGGTATGATTTTGAAGCGTTGAGATGCTTTGTTCGAATGTGTAGAGAGGGGCTTTGTCCTTGTCCGACGACTTTGGTTAGTTTGGTTCCGTCTTGTGGTAGGCAAGAGTTAGTTTTTATTGGGAAATGTGTTCATGGGTTTGGAATTAAGGCGGGCCTGGATTTGGATTCTAACGTGAAGAATGTGCTTACCTCGATGTACGCTAAATCTGCAGATTTGGAGGCGGCGGAGCTCTTGTTTGAAGAGATAGTTGACAAGAGTGTAGTTTCTTGGAATACTATGATTGGCGCTTATGGACAAAATGGTTTCTTTCATGAGGCAATGCTTGTCTTTAAACGAATGCAGGAGGAAAATGTTCCGGCCAATCTGGTGACCATGGTAAGCCTCCTGTCAGCAAATGCAAATCCAGAGTCTACCCATTGTCATGCCCTTAAAACTGGTCATGCAAATGATGCTTCCGTGATTACTTCGCTAATTTGCGAATATGCAACACGAGGGAACACAGAATCCGGAAAACTGCTTTACAAGTCATTGCCTCAGAAGAACTTGGTTTCCCTGACTGCAATTATTTCAAGCTATGCTGAGAAAGATAACATAGCTCAGGTACTGGAATGCTTTGCTCACTTGCAGCGGTTAGACATGAAACTAGACGCAGTTTCTATGGTTTGCATCCTTCATGGGATAAAAGTCCCTGTTGAAATTGGCCTTGGACTTGCTTTCCATGGTTATGGAATAAAGATTGGGCTGACGGCTGATTCTTTGGTTGCAAATGGTTTGATAAGCATGTACTCGAGGTTTGACAAGATAGAAGCCGCTTTTTCTTTATTCCTTGAGATGCAAGCAAAATCGTTGCTTACTTGGAATTCTTTGATATCGGGATGTGTACAAGTGGGAAGGTCAAGTGATGCCCTGGACTTGTTTATCCAAATGAAAATGTCCGGATACAGTCCAGATAGCATCACTATTTCTAGCTTACTATCTGGGTGTGGCCAAATTGGGTACTTGCGATTTGGGGAGAAACTTCATAACTATGTCCTCCGAAACAATCTTGAAGTGGAAGATTTTGTTGGAACCGCTCTTATAGACATGTACACCAAGTGTGGAAGAATAGAGCTTGCTGAAAGGGTGTTTAAGAGCATCCAAGAGCCATGTTTGGCATCGTGGAACTCAATCCTCTTGGGTTATAGCCACTACGGGTCAGAACATAGAGCTCTTGCTTGCTTCTTGAAAATGCAAGAGCAGGGGATAAAGCCCGATAATATCACATTTTTGGGAGTTTTAGCTGCTTGTACTCATGGAGGTTTTGTTGAGGAGGGAAGAAAATACTTCCAAATCATGAGGGAAGAGTTCAATATAGCGCCACGCATGCAACACTGCGCTTGCATGGTTGGTCTCTTTGGCCGTGTGGGCTTCTTCCAGGAGGCATTGGTTTTCATCAGAGATATGGAGATGGAGCCTGACTTCGCAGTGTGGGGAGCCTTGCTGAATGCTTGTTGCATCCACCAAGAGGTCAAGCTTGGGGAGTACATAGCCAAAAAGTTGTTTCTCTTGGACAGTAAAAGTGGCGGGTTCTTCGTGCTGATGTCAAATCTTTACGCCGTTAAAGGGATGTGGGACGATGTAGCTAGGGTGAGGGAGATGATGAGAGGGACCGGAGGTGATGGTTGTTCAGGAGTGAGTGTTATTGAGACGAATGAAAATTTGTGCTTGAATAAACCTAGTTTGAATACAAATTTTGGGCAGATTCTGTATATATAA